Genomic DNA from Desulfosporosinus sp. Sb-LF:
AAACGGTAGATGCTTCTTCTGGCGGAGGAATGGTACAGGTCGTAGTGAGTGGGAAAATGGAATTAGTAGAGTTGAAGATTAAACCAGAAGCTGTCGACCCACAGGATGTAGAAATGTTGGAAGACCTAGTTAAAGCAGCCTTAAACGAAGGGCTAAGGAAGGCCCAGGAAATGGCCAGCAATGAAATGGGTAAACTGACCGGTGGCTTAAAGATCCCCGGCTTGTTCTAGGTGATCTATGGACTTTTTACATTATCCACAACCCTTGGCAGATCTTATAAGTAA
This window encodes:
- a CDS encoding YbaB/EbfC family nucleoid-associated protein; translation: MAGLKGMGGGGMGGNMNQMLKQAQKMQEDMARVQLELQTKTVDASSGGGMVQVVVSGKMELVELKIKPEAVDPQDVEMLEDLVKAALNEGLRKAQEMASNEMGKLTGGLKIPGLF